The Geomonas agri genome contains the following window.
CAACCAGAGCACGTAAAACCATCCGCAGGGCCGTGGAGTGCTCGTCTGTAGAGTTCAAGCTCTTTGTAACGCTCACCTTTGATCCCAAAATAGCGCAGCTCAATGATTCCGGCCAAGTTGACCAAGAGTGGGCGAAGACCCGATTCAAGCGATTCCTCAATACCGTCAAAAAGAAGTATGACCGACTTCTCGAAAAGACCCGCAAGGCGCAACAGGAGCTTAGCTATATCTGGGTAGCTGAGATCCAGGAACAGCACACCAAGAATATCCACTTCCATATCCTGTTCGATCACCCCTTCATCCCCGCACAATGGCTCGCTAAGATCTGGGATCAAGCGCCCAACAGTGTCAACGTCAAGCGCTTAAACAACCAGGAGCATGCTGTCAGGTACATGCTCAAATACATGGGCAAAGGGCATTGTCCCATTGAGGGGAAACGATACGGTATGACCAAGAACCTCCTGGATAGCATTAAGCCCCTGAAGATCCGTTATGAGGGCGACGAACGGAGGGAAGCATTCAGGACCGTCAAGCGAAAGTTTTATTGGGAAATTGAGAACAATGGTGGACACGTCTCGGATTTTGGCCTGTCCATCCCCGCCCCTCGTCGGGAGAAGATCTGGCGAGATAAAGACGGTCGGCACCGGACAACCAAAGGCGTTCCTCCTGACCTCGCGCAAAGGTTCCTGCAAGCTCTGGACAAACCTATGAAGCGCATTGACTGGGAAAACGAAGTCCTTGGGATCACTCCTGAAGACGATTCCGATGTTCCGTTCTAAGGAGGGGTGCAGTGGACGATTTTTCTATTGACGCTGTTTTTGTCACCGAATGTCTGGCGACCTTTACCCCAAAAGAAACCGTTGCCTTTCAGGTCTACCTTAACCGGTATCTTAGCGATGGTCGCCTTACGGAAGAGGATGCTTTAGAAGCGGCCTGTCGCCGTGTAAAAGGGGTGAAATGCCATGACTGATAGCAACCCCTCTTTCCCCCAGGATGGCCAGCTCGAATTTCTCACTATTGAGCAATTAGCGGAGCGCTTGCACGTGTCCAGGGCAACTCTTTTCACCTGGAAGCAATCTGCACAACTCGTTCATGGGCGTCATTACCTGCAACGTGGCCGGGTACTGCGATTTGTTTGGTCGGCTGAACTCGCGCTGCTTCTCTTCTCCAACTCGGCCTCACCTGGCTCCATGTCCCATCCAGGGCGACCTTCTTCCAAGAGTCCCAACCTTACCAAAGGACGGGCCGTAAATTGGGATTATTGATCGGGACATTAAATGTGATATGGTTCCCCTCGGACTTTGGCCGGTGGGGATGTGGACAGGAGACATCCATGAAACACAAAACCCACCAAGACGTTTTGCTCTTTGACATCGACGACAAGAAACAGGGAACCATCATCAGAAAACCTGGGTCGCGCAACCTCTACTTCCTTTTCTACTACTTCAACCGGCGTGTCGAAAAAACAACCGGCCTCCCCGACACCAAGAAGAACAGGGATAAAGCTCGGCTCTGGCTGGATCGGGCAATGGAAAAGATCGCAGCAAGCAAGTTCGTCTTTGCTGACGCCTTCCCTGGAGCATCTGAAGAGGAAAAGGCTTACTTCGCCAAACTAGAGGGGTGGCAATACACCCCTGAGCCTAGGGATATCCTCTTCGGGGCTTACGTCCAGGAATGGTTTGAAAGTGTTTGGAGCAATTACCCCGTAGGGACCAAAAAGGACGATTACAAGCAAATCATCGACTACTGGCTTGTTCCGTACTTCGGGGATATGACCTTCTTCCAGATCAGCGGCGTGGAGCTGCAAAAGTTCATCAGCTCACTGAAGAGGAAAAAGGGCGTAAAGAAGGGGCTGCCACTTTCAAAAGCGCGGGCCGTGAACATCCTCATTCCCCTTCGTTCCATCTGGAATGATGCCTGCGACCAATTCAGATGGGTTCTTCACAACCCCTTCACGAACCTGAAAAAGCACCTTCCCAAGACCCGCCCCAAACGCCGGGAGGGCTTTCGCTATCAAGAATGGCAGGAATTCCTCAAGCACATTGACCCTTGGTATCAGCCGGTCGTTGAATTGATGCTTCTAACCGGCATGATCAATTCGGAAATGGCGGGGCTTCGGCGAAGTGACATCCACCCCGATTACATCATGGTGCAGCACACCAACGTAAGGGGACGTGAACAGGACACGCCAAAAACCTTCTACCGGATACGCAAAATTCCAATCACCAAAGCAATCCGGCAACGGCTTGACATCCTCCTCTCCAGGAGTACCGGCGATCTGGTTGTCACTACCAAGACCGGAACCGTCTTCCGGCCTGCAAACTTCCTGAAAGACGTTTGGACCAAGGCGGGAAAAGCAAGCGGCATAACAGACAAGGTGCCTTATTCCCTGCGCCACTCCTTCGCAGCCTGGGCGCTTACTCTTCGGATAGATCCTAACCGCCTTGTGCGGCTTATGGGGCATGGATCTAAGAAGATGGTCTATGAGGTATACGGGGATTACATCGAAGGGCTTGAAGAGGATATTTGGCAGATTTTAGACTACTTCGGAAGAGACTTTATTGAACCCAAGAAGAAACAAGCAGCCAGCATACTAGCTTTCCCAGGTCAACCGTTGACGGTCCCCTCTCCTGTCCTCACCTTGCCAACAGCAATAAACGAAAGCCCCGACTCTCTCTGAGAACCTTCTTAGTGAAAGGTTTGGTGAAAGTCGGGGCAAAAGAAAAGGAATCCCGAAGGATTCCTTGTTGTTAGTATGGAGCGGGAAACGGGGTTCGAACCCGCGACTTCAACCTTGGCAAGGTTGCACTCTACCACTGAGTTATTCCCGCTCAACAGAGATCCGTTTTATAGCAAAACCGTCTTGACCAGTCAACCCAAAAAACTGCCCGGCCTGCTATTTTTTTCATCCGCACGGAAAAAGAACGCTGCGTCAGTATTTTCCGCGGATCTGCTCTCCTGGCGGCTTCGCGTGCTACCGGCTACTTGCCGGTAAGCAGCTTGCGGATCATTTCGTAGATCTCTTTCGGGACGAAGGGCTTCATCAGGATTCCCTTGGCGCCGGCATCAAGAGCGGCCTGGGTGTCGCAGTCGAAATCGGAGGCGCTGGCAACCAGCACCCGGGCGTTGGGGTCCAGGGCGAGCAGGTCCTTGGTGGCGTCGATGCCGTTCATGTCCGGCATGTAGATGTCCATGATCACGATGTGCGGGCGCAGGGCGCGGTACCGCTCCAGGGCCTCGGCACCGTCGCCGGCCTCCCCGACCACGGTGAAACCGATCTTCTCCAAGATGGCGCGCAACACCTGGCGGAAAAATATCTCGTCATCAACGATGAGTATTCTCACGTCCTTCAAAGCCATGCAGACCTCCGCACGCTGATTTCTGCCACTTATTCAGCGTCCTTTTATACGATTTTTTCAAATATGTCAAAAACATCTCTCATTTTTTTGTTCAGTCAATCGATACAGCACCGCTAAGGCGTGACTACTGTAGTAGTGACAGACACGCTTCAAGCCAAAGGGGGCCAACTGTAAGTCCAGTTTGTCATGGCAGTAGCTCTTTGCGTTACCATCACAGCTGTAATAGTGTTGCAGGACCGAGCCACAGGGTGCATCCTCCTGTCTGCTGTTCACCTCGATGAGGAACAGGCCTCCCGGACGCAGGTTGGCCACCACGTTGTCGAGGTACTGTTTTTTGCGGCGGGTGGTCAGGATATTGAAAACGAAGGTGCACAGCACCAGGTCCACGCCCAGCCCCGCCTGGGCCAGTTCACCAACCGTCAACAATCCCGCCAGCCTCCCGGCCTCGGGATGGACCGCGAGCGCCTTGACCTGTTCCGGGACATCGGCGGCATAGACCTGGAACCCCTCTTCGGTGAGATAAAGCGCGTTGCGCAGCAACCCCGCCCCGTAGTCGAGCACCCTGTGCACCTTGGCGAGCCTGAAGTAGCACGCGTAGCGGATCACGCTGCTTGCCGGTCTGAGCATGTCATTCTCCCGGGCTTGCTGCTGCTGTCGATTCCTCTTACATCCGTGCAGCAGCATGTGGGCCTTGCACCCGGACAAGTGTATAGCAATCCGGCAAAAGATTAATCTTCTCCAACCAATTTTTCAGCGTCGGCGCCGTTTACGTTTTTTTGTAAAAATGGGTTGACAGGAGACAGGGGCGTTATTATTATCACGTCCTGTAAAGGGGAGTAGCTATCGACTGGAGAAATGGTCGACCTTTGGTTCGTCAAGACGGTGGTGACACCCGGGCCCGAGGATAATTCATCTAACAGCAAGACCTTTACCTGTAGCGAGCAGTCGCCCCGGGTAAAGGTCTTTTTTTTTACCGTCACAGGCGCCGTCGTGCTGTGACGGCGCCCTTTGCAAACGGGTAACACC
Protein-coding sequences here:
- a CDS encoding rolling circle replication-associated protein, whose protein sequence is MTCYDPTDIQQQQEFRPAASACGPGAAGGIGGGAEQVLAPSPQPQLSLPGLEAFLPPQAAPLELDICPITLTEDTKRLLEKWDKERAVSRGACLTIYPSGEISAGYFRSGRRSVPKRAEKLVSVSFTTRARKTIRRAVECSSVEFKLFVTLTFDPKIAQLNDSGQVDQEWAKTRFKRFLNTVKKKYDRLLEKTRKAQQELSYIWVAEIQEQHTKNIHFHILFDHPFIPAQWLAKIWDQAPNSVNVKRLNNQEHAVRYMLKYMGKGHCPIEGKRYGMTKNLLDSIKPLKIRYEGDERREAFRTVKRKFYWEIENNGGHVSDFGLSIPAPRREKIWRDKDGRHRTTKGVPPDLAQRFLQALDKPMKRIDWENEVLGITPEDDSDVPF
- a CDS encoding Arm DNA-binding domain-containing protein: MKHKTHQDVLLFDIDDKKQGTIIRKPGSRNLYFLFYYFNRRVEKTTGLPDTKKNRDKARLWLDRAMEKIAASKFVFADAFPGASEEEKAYFAKLEGWQYTPEPRDILFGAYVQEWFESVWSNYPVGTKKDDYKQIIDYWLVPYFGDMTFFQISGVELQKFISSLKRKKGVKKGLPLSKARAVNILIPLRSIWNDACDQFRWVLHNPFTNLKKHLPKTRPKRREGFRYQEWQEFLKHIDPWYQPVVELMLLTGMINSEMAGLRRSDIHPDYIMVQHTNVRGREQDTPKTFYRIRKIPITKAIRQRLDILLSRSTGDLVVTTKTGTVFRPANFLKDVWTKAGKASGITDKVPYSLRHSFAAWALTLRIDPNRLVRLMGHGSKKMVYEVYGDYIEGLEEDIWQILDYFGRDFIEPKKKQAASILAFPGQPLTVPSPVLTLPTAINESPDSL
- a CDS encoding response regulator, with protein sequence MALKDVRILIVDDEIFFRQVLRAILEKIGFTVVGEAGDGAEALERYRALRPHIVIMDIYMPDMNGIDATKDLLALDPNARVLVASASDFDCDTQAALDAGAKGILMKPFVPKEIYEMIRKLLTGK
- a CDS encoding class I SAM-dependent methyltransferase; this encodes MLRPASSVIRYACYFRLAKVHRVLDYGAGLLRNALYLTEEGFQVYAADVPEQVKALAVHPEAGRLAGLLTVGELAQAGLGVDLVLCTFVFNILTTRRKKQYLDNVVANLRPGGLFLIEVNSRQEDAPCGSVLQHYYSCDGNAKSYCHDKLDLQLAPFGLKRVCHYYSSHALAVLYRLTEQKNERCF